One region of Halomicrobium sp. LC1Hm genomic DNA includes:
- a CDS encoding PspA/IM30 family protein, translating into MGILSRASYVIRSKLNAVLNSAEDPNETLDYSYEQLRDELQDVKEGIADLTTQKKRLEIQKRRLEENVENHNEQARQAIEQDREDLARKALEKKKQKMSQIEELDSQIQQLQSQQEGLVEQKDQLQQRIEQFKTKKETMKARYEAAEASKRVNEAMTGAGDEMKDVGRAIERAEERTEKMEARSQAMDELQDEGVFEDALSDKDQLDRELEDIQSKGEVDAELDTLKAEMGKGDADETTDESADAEVATDDLEAELAGGNGEADVETPEVSDSEVESELEDLKEDE; encoded by the coding sequence ATGGGAATCCTCTCGCGCGCATCGTACGTCATCCGGTCGAAGCTGAACGCCGTCCTCAACAGCGCCGAGGACCCGAACGAGACGCTCGACTACTCCTACGAGCAACTGCGGGACGAACTCCAGGACGTGAAGGAAGGGATCGCCGACCTGACCACCCAGAAAAAGCGCCTGGAGATCCAGAAACGCAGACTCGAAGAGAACGTCGAGAACCACAACGAACAGGCCCGGCAGGCGATCGAGCAGGATCGCGAGGATCTGGCCCGGAAGGCCCTCGAAAAGAAAAAGCAGAAGATGAGCCAGATCGAGGAGCTCGACAGCCAGATCCAGCAGCTCCAGAGCCAGCAGGAGGGGCTCGTCGAACAGAAAGACCAGCTCCAGCAGCGCATCGAGCAGTTCAAGACCAAGAAAGAGACGATGAAGGCACGCTACGAGGCCGCCGAGGCCTCCAAGCGAGTCAACGAGGCGATGACGGGAGCCGGCGACGAGATGAAAGACGTGGGACGTGCGATCGAGCGCGCGGAGGAACGCACCGAGAAGATGGAGGCCCGCTCCCAGGCGATGGACGAACTCCAAGACGAGGGCGTCTTCGAGGACGCGCTCAGCGACAAGGACCAGCTCGACCGCGAACTCGAAGATATCCAGTCGAAAGGCGAGGTCGACGCCGAACTCGACACGCTGAAAGCCGAGATGGGCAAAGGCGACGCCGACGAGACGACCGACGAGAGCGCAGACGCCGAGGTCGCGACCGACGACCTCGAAGCCGAGCTGGCGGGGGGCAACGGCGAGGCCGACGTGGAGACGCCCGAGGTCTCCGACAGCGAAGTCGAGAGCGAGCTCGAAGACCTCAAAGAGGACGAATAG
- a CDS encoding universal stress protein, whose translation METYDDILLPTDGSKGTEDTVGHALTLARNHDATLHVLYVVDRRRFLAADKETQDDVIEALREQGEVAIDDVTVTAEDAGVTVETAMEEGIPHKTIQKYATNNDVDVVTMGTHGQTGRDRVATLGSVTERVLKGVDVPVLVVNIE comes from the coding sequence ATGGAGACGTACGACGACATTTTGCTGCCGACCGACGGAAGCAAGGGCACCGAAGACACCGTTGGCCACGCGCTCACGCTGGCCCGGAACCACGACGCGACGCTGCACGTCCTGTACGTGGTCGACCGTCGGCGCTTCCTCGCGGCCGACAAGGAGACCCAGGACGACGTTATCGAGGCGCTGCGCGAACAGGGCGAAGTCGCGATCGACGACGTGACAGTCACCGCCGAGGACGCCGGGGTGACGGTCGAGACCGCGATGGAGGAGGGGATACCGCACAAGACGATTCAGAAGTACGCGACGAACAACGACGTCGACGTGGTCACGATGGGGACTCACGGCCAGACTGGTCGCGATCGAGTCGCCACGCTTGGCAGCGTCACCGAACGCGTCTTGAAGGGCGTCGACGTGCCGGTACTGGTCGTCAACATCGAGTGA
- the guaA gene encoding glutamine-hydrolyzing GMP synthase has product MVDVDSFIDEKVDEIADAVGEKNAVIALSGGVDSSTAAALAYEAVGDQLTPVYVDTGLMRKGETDEIRETFDYMDSLRIVDATDRFLDALEGETDPEEKRHIIGEQFIREFETVAKEVEADYLVQGTIYPDRIESEGTIKSHHNVGGLPEVVDFEGIVEPMRDLYKDEVREVARALDLEEVVSERMPFPGPGLAVRIIGEVTEEKLEVAREANHVVEDELEEYEPWQALAAVIGKATGVKGDNRVHGWVVAVRSVESRDGMTARAQEIDWETLQRIQSRITGSHENVARVVYDVTHKPPATIEYE; this is encoded by the coding sequence ATGGTCGACGTCGACTCGTTCATCGACGAGAAGGTCGACGAGATCGCCGACGCCGTCGGCGAGAAAAACGCCGTCATCGCGCTGTCCGGTGGCGTCGACTCCTCGACGGCCGCTGCGCTGGCCTACGAGGCCGTCGGTGACCAGCTCACGCCGGTCTACGTCGACACGGGACTGATGCGCAAGGGCGAGACCGACGAGATCCGCGAGACCTTCGACTACATGGACTCGCTGCGGATCGTCGACGCCACGGACCGCTTCCTCGACGCCCTCGAAGGCGAGACCGACCCCGAGGAGAAGCGCCACATCATCGGCGAGCAGTTCATCAGGGAGTTCGAGACCGTCGCCAAGGAGGTCGAGGCCGACTATCTCGTCCAGGGGACGATCTACCCGGACCGGATCGAGAGCGAGGGGACGATCAAGTCCCACCACAACGTCGGCGGACTCCCCGAGGTCGTCGACTTCGAGGGGATCGTCGAGCCGATGCGGGACCTCTACAAGGACGAGGTCCGCGAGGTCGCCCGCGCGCTCGACCTGGAGGAGGTCGTCTCCGAGCGGATGCCCTTCCCCGGGCCCGGTCTCGCGGTGCGGATCATCGGCGAGGTCACCGAGGAGAAACTCGAAGTCGCCCGCGAGGCCAACCACGTCGTCGAGGACGAACTCGAAGAGTACGAGCCGTGGCAGGCACTCGCAGCGGTGATCGGCAAGGCCACGGGCGTCAAGGGCGACAACCGCGTCCACGGCTGGGTCGTCGCCGTCCGCTCGGTCGAATCGCGCGACGGCATGACCGCCCGCGCACAGGAGATCGACTGGGAGACCCTCCAGCGCATCCAGTCGCGGATCACCGGCTCCCACGAGAACGTCGCCCGCGTCGTCTACGACGTGACCCACAAACCGCCCGCGACCATCGAGTACGAATGA
- a CDS encoding alpha/beta hydrolase, with protein sequence MERIPIPGGRDVRAVLDGSGADRVVVACPPHPQMGGSRSDRRLQAVGDAVGERGVACLRFDYGPWDEGRGERRDCLATLEWARERFDSVALFGYSFGAGVALLAAAEADPQPAAVSVLAPPARLDDGTETPPAVGDIDCPLQVCYGERDDTADWRPVVDAARERGAAVEGLPADHHFVGQGERVGSLVAQFVTR encoded by the coding sequence GTGGAACGAATTCCGATTCCAGGTGGGCGTGACGTGCGGGCCGTCCTCGACGGCTCGGGAGCGGACCGCGTCGTCGTCGCGTGTCCGCCCCACCCACAGATGGGCGGCTCTCGTAGCGACCGGCGCTTGCAGGCGGTCGGCGACGCGGTCGGCGAGCGAGGCGTGGCGTGTCTGCGCTTCGACTACGGGCCGTGGGACGAGGGCCGCGGCGAGCGCCGTGATTGTCTCGCGACGCTGGAGTGGGCCCGCGAGCGGTTCGACTCGGTCGCGCTCTTTGGCTACAGCTTCGGCGCTGGCGTCGCGTTGCTCGCGGCGGCCGAGGCCGACCCACAGCCCGCCGCCGTCTCGGTGCTCGCGCCGCCGGCACGACTGGACGACGGCACGGAGACCCCGCCGGCCGTCGGCGACATCGACTGCCCGCTTCAGGTGTGCTACGGCGAGCGCGACGACACCGCCGACTGGCGGCCGGTGGTCGACGCTGCCCGCGAGCGCGGGGCCGCTGTCGAAGGGCTGCCGGCGGACCACCACTTCGTGGGGCAGGGCGAGCGTGTGGGTTCGCTGGTCGCCCAGTTCGTGACGCGGTGA
- a CDS encoding transposase has protein sequence MDPATLQDEPSVESFFNVAETETLALFEHLSFEFLAEFDVFAPAETGRTREHEPPELMRGFLHCYYRDIYGIRPVERELQNTVVWLSCGFDRPPSRDAVDRFLTDLEHVVDDVFDQLVEQAARRGLLDLTYCIDSTDVRAMPADQDASKCYDPTDDEYYYGYGCTIVSTGQKIPIAAEFTESKQAPEETAMRVTRDALAVAKPIWMLGDSAYDTLDWHDHLLAAGVVPVAPYNARNTDDPKDIEYRVEDRIEQHSEDVQLKQSTLDETYNRRTGVERTNESVKDCGLGRMHARGRVHARAQVFLALCLRLVVAITNYERGDNPGSTIITV, from the coding sequence ATGGACCCAGCGACCCTGCAGGATGAGCCTTCGGTAGAGTCGTTCTTCAATGTCGCGGAAACCGAGACGTTAGCGTTGTTTGAGCATCTCTCCTTCGAGTTTCTCGCCGAGTTCGACGTGTTCGCCCCGGCGGAGACGGGGCGAACACGAGAGCATGAACCACCAGAGCTGATGCGTGGCTTCCTCCACTGCTATTACCGTGACATCTACGGGATTCGTCCTGTTGAGCGGGAGCTTCAGAATACGGTTGTCTGGCTGAGCTGCGGCTTCGATCGACCGCCGTCGAGAGACGCGGTTGATCGCTTCCTCACCGACCTCGAACACGTCGTTGACGATGTCTTCGACCAACTCGTCGAGCAGGCCGCCCGGCGCGGCCTGCTCGACTTGACCTACTGCATCGATTCAACCGATGTGAGGGCGATGCCCGCCGATCAAGACGCCTCGAAGTGCTACGATCCAACCGACGATGAGTACTACTACGGCTACGGCTGTACGATCGTCTCGACCGGGCAAAAGATCCCGATTGCGGCGGAGTTCACAGAGAGTAAGCAAGCGCCAGAGGAGACGGCGATGCGCGTCACACGCGACGCGCTCGCCGTCGCCAAGCCGATCTGGATGCTTGGAGACAGCGCTTACGACACGCTCGACTGGCACGACCACCTGCTGGCCGCAGGGGTCGTGCCAGTCGCCCCGTACAACGCGCGAAACACCGACGACCCGAAAGACATCGAGTACAGGGTCGAAGACCGCATCGAACAACACAGCGAGGACGTTCAGCTGAAGCAGTCCACGTTGGATGAGACGTACAACCGCCGGACAGGAGTCGAACGAACCAACGAATCAGTGAAGGACTGCGGCCTCGGGCGAATGCACGCCCGAGGCCGCGTCCACGCACGAGCGCAAGTGTTTCTTGCCCTCTGCCTTCGCCTCGTCGTCGCAATCACCAACTACGAACGCGGAGACAATCCGGGAAGCACGATCATCACGGTGTGA
- a CDS encoding RICIN domain-containing protein: MDRRTLTRRGALALMGSGGALLAGQTLGLTKSTANRQASVDVVSDADALLGIEGTSGCGGGFSLTNNGQDQFVVEIETDAIDVLQPRTGRRRKRVQFPLPPGLDNTVDVQFAPASDTADEVRISATGPGTEIDLTRRVTTPPLSEGQYRLSPVHSGLYLGYDSGWWGDGRVEQVGYSISWMFTPTDDGCAYTIEHYWRDGVIAPENRDSSGSPLILEPPDGTAYQRWNVVPIPNAPDRYRIENEGSGYVIDIDGGDTESGAAAIQWPWKGSNPSVKNQFWKIAQV, from the coding sequence GTGGACAGGCGAACGCTCACGCGTCGCGGTGCGCTGGCCCTCATGGGGAGCGGTGGCGCTCTCCTCGCGGGACAGACACTCGGACTGACGAAGTCCACGGCGAATCGACAGGCGTCCGTCGATGTCGTTTCCGACGCGGACGCGTTGCTGGGTATCGAGGGCACGTCGGGATGTGGTGGCGGGTTCTCGCTGACGAACAACGGCCAGGACCAGTTCGTCGTCGAGATCGAGACCGACGCTATCGACGTGTTGCAGCCGCGAACGGGACGGCGGCGCAAGCGCGTCCAGTTTCCGCTGCCGCCGGGGCTCGACAACACCGTCGACGTGCAGTTCGCCCCGGCCAGTGACACCGCCGACGAGGTGCGAATTAGCGCGACGGGACCAGGGACGGAAATCGATCTGACGCGACGGGTGACGACGCCACCGCTCAGTGAAGGACAGTATCGACTCTCACCGGTCCACTCTGGTCTGTATTTGGGGTACGACTCTGGCTGGTGGGGAGATGGCAGAGTCGAGCAAGTCGGGTACTCGATTTCGTGGATGTTTACCCCGACCGACGACGGCTGTGCGTACACGATAGAGCACTATTGGCGTGACGGCGTTATCGCGCCGGAGAACCGCGACAGCAGCGGGTCACCGCTGATACTCGAACCGCCAGACGGAACGGCATACCAGCGCTGGAACGTCGTGCCGATACCGAACGCACCAGATCGGTATCGGATCGAAAACGAGGGGAGCGGATACGTCATCGACATCGATGGCGGTGATACCGAATCGGGCGCGGCGGCGATCCAGTGGCCCTGGAAGGGATCGAATCCGAGCGTCAAAAATCAGTTCTGGAAGATAGCGCAGGTGTGA
- the thrS gene encoding threonine--tRNA ligase, which translates to MSTVTVTLPDGSPLELEAGATVEDAAYEIGPGLGSDTVAGVVDGELVDKHTPLPDDAALEIVTDGADEYVDVLRHSAAHVFAQALQRLYPEAELTLGPWTDDGFYYDVTGVDLDEDDLDDIEDEAHEIIAEDLDIERVMLDREEALDRYEDNEYKQEILETEAAGEDPVSFYEQGEFYDLCQGPHVESTGEIGGFALLEMSASYWRGDEDNDTLTRVYGTAFPTEEELDEYMERRQKAKERDHRKIGQEMDLFSIDETTGPGLPLYEPNGKTVLNELSDYVADLNREAGYDEVETPHVFRTELWKKSGHYDNYVDDMFLLDVNDEEYGLKPMNCPGHATIFDQQSWSYRDLPIRYFEDGKVYRKEQRGELSGLSRTWSFTIDDGHLFVRPDQIEAEVLSIMDIILDILDTFSLDYTVQFATRPEKSTGSDEIWEKAESQLEAVLEQEGIDYVVEEGDGAFYGPKIDFAFEDALGRHWDGPTVQLDFNMPDRFDLTYTGEDNEDHRPVMIHRALYGSYERFFMVLIEHYNGKFPPWLAPEQVRILPVSDDNIDYCEEIAEELDDFRVEIEDRSWTVGKKIQVAHDDKVPYMMVIGDDEEAAGTISVRDRKEREEKDLELADFKQHLEREVEQKRTAVTYLV; encoded by the coding sequence ATGAGCACGGTCACGGTCACGCTACCGGATGGCTCCCCCCTCGAACTGGAGGCCGGGGCCACCGTCGAGGACGCCGCCTACGAGATCGGCCCGGGTCTCGGCTCGGACACGGTTGCCGGCGTCGTCGACGGTGAGCTCGTCGACAAACACACCCCGCTGCCCGACGACGCAGCGCTCGAAATCGTCACAGACGGGGCCGACGAGTACGTCGACGTGCTTCGCCACTCGGCGGCACACGTCTTCGCACAGGCGCTCCAGCGACTGTATCCGGAGGCGGAGCTGACACTGGGACCGTGGACCGACGACGGCTTCTACTACGACGTGACCGGCGTCGACCTCGACGAGGACGATCTCGACGACATCGAGGACGAGGCCCACGAGATCATCGCGGAGGACCTCGACATCGAACGCGTCATGCTCGACCGCGAAGAGGCGCTCGATCGCTACGAGGACAACGAGTACAAGCAGGAGATTCTGGAGACCGAAGCAGCGGGCGAGGACCCAGTCTCCTTCTACGAACAGGGCGAGTTCTACGACCTCTGTCAGGGCCCCCATGTCGAGTCGACCGGCGAGATCGGCGGCTTCGCGCTGCTGGAGATGTCGGCCTCGTACTGGCGCGGCGACGAGGACAACGACACCCTCACGCGGGTGTACGGCACCGCGTTCCCGACCGAAGAGGAACTCGACGAGTACATGGAGCGCCGCCAGAAGGCCAAGGAACGCGACCACCGCAAGATCGGCCAGGAGATGGACCTGTTCTCCATCGACGAGACGACGGGTCCGGGACTCCCGCTGTACGAACCCAACGGGAAGACGGTCCTCAACGAGCTCTCCGACTACGTCGCCGATCTGAACCGTGAGGCCGGCTACGACGAGGTCGAGACGCCCCACGTCTTCCGCACCGAGCTGTGGAAGAAGTCGGGCCACTACGACAACTACGTCGACGACATGTTCCTGCTGGACGTCAACGACGAGGAGTACGGCCTCAAGCCGATGAACTGTCCGGGCCACGCGACGATCTTCGACCAGCAGTCCTGGTCCTATCGCGACCTGCCGATCCGCTACTTCGAGGACGGGAAGGTGTACCGCAAGGAACAGCGCGGCGAACTGTCGGGGCTCTCGCGGACGTGGTCGTTCACGATCGACGACGGCCACCTGTTCGTCCGACCCGACCAGATCGAGGCGGAGGTCCTGTCGATCATGGACATCATCCTCGACATCCTGGACACGTTCTCGCTCGACTACACCGTCCAGTTCGCGACCCGGCCCGAGAAGTCGACCGGCAGCGACGAGATCTGGGAGAAGGCCGAATCACAGCTCGAAGCGGTGTTAGAGCAAGAGGGCATCGACTACGTCGTCGAGGAGGGCGACGGTGCCTTCTACGGGCCGAAGATCGACTTCGCCTTCGAGGACGCGCTGGGTCGCCACTGGGACGGCCCGACCGTCCAGCTGGACTTCAACATGCCCGACCGGTTCGACCTGACGTACACGGGCGAGGACAACGAGGACCACCGCCCGGTGATGATCCACCGCGCGCTCTATGGCAGCTACGAGCGGTTCTTCATGGTGCTCATCGAGCACTACAACGGGAAGTTCCCGCCGTGGCTCGCGCCCGAGCAGGTCCGCATCCTCCCGGTCAGCGACGACAACATCGACTACTGCGAGGAGATCGCAGAGGAACTCGACGACTTCCGCGTCGAGATCGAGGACCGCTCGTGGACGGTCGGCAAGAAGATCCAGGTCGCCCACGACGACAAGGTGCCCTACATGATGGTCATCGGTGACGACGAGGAGGCGGCCGGGACCATCTCCGTCCGGGACCGCAAGGAACGCGAGGAGAAAGACCTCGAACTGGCCGACTTCAAGCAGCACCTCGAACGCGAGGTCGAGCAGAAGCGCACCGCCGTCACGTACCTCGTGTAG
- a CDS encoding DUF5305 domain-containing protein, whose protein sequence is MGTGDDSAWVLRSRHLLAQHLAVAVVVCLVLAGAGGFVAYAEYSAPDTTTEQRVTASWTTDSSFAHQATVERSTRAFEAGTILRNRSAYLFRVTPALAGEHRFRHEGAPEAATVATDVRLVKRSIGGTGDDRTEFWRVTDSLASEETTVAPGESARTSFRVNVSQQRNETRQIERELGGTPGRIELFVRVTTRVTTTVDGEQLERSRTERLTIRPGTATYAVAANTTGRQAEPVRTETVSVPVEKNTARIYGGAAFAAFSLLAAAGLVFADRRDQLAVPPETVAALQTERTRDRFDEWISVGRVPEPDDDERVVTVDSLADLVDVAIDSDRRVIEDGDDGRFVVLVDRVRYCYEPRAPTIDSTDSVGDGSNGATDAVGGDDPTGDDDS, encoded by the coding sequence ATGGGAACGGGCGACGATTCGGCGTGGGTACTGCGTTCGCGTCACCTGCTCGCACAGCACCTCGCGGTCGCGGTGGTCGTCTGCCTGGTGCTGGCCGGGGCCGGTGGGTTCGTCGCCTACGCCGAGTACAGCGCGCCCGACACGACGACCGAGCAACGCGTCACTGCCTCGTGGACGACCGACAGCTCGTTCGCCCACCAGGCCACCGTCGAGCGCTCGACACGGGCCTTCGAGGCGGGCACGATCCTCCGGAACCGATCGGCGTACCTGTTCCGCGTGACGCCGGCACTGGCCGGCGAGCACCGCTTCCGACACGAGGGCGCTCCCGAGGCGGCGACCGTCGCGACGGACGTGCGACTGGTCAAACGCTCGATCGGCGGGACCGGTGACGACCGAACCGAGTTCTGGCGCGTCACCGACTCGCTGGCCTCGGAGGAGACGACGGTCGCACCCGGCGAGAGCGCACGCACGAGCTTTCGAGTGAACGTCTCCCAGCAGCGCAACGAGACCAGACAGATCGAGCGCGAACTCGGCGGGACGCCGGGGCGCATCGAGCTGTTCGTCCGCGTCACGACGCGGGTGACGACCACCGTCGACGGGGAGCAACTGGAACGGAGCCGGACCGAGCGACTGACGATCCGGCCCGGTACCGCCACGTACGCGGTCGCGGCGAACACGACCGGACGACAGGCGGAACCGGTTCGGACCGAGACTGTCTCCGTCCCCGTCGAGAAGAACACCGCCCGGATCTACGGCGGCGCGGCCTTCGCGGCCTTCTCGCTACTCGCCGCGGCGGGACTGGTCTTCGCCGACCGTCGCGATCAGCTGGCCGTCCCACCCGAAACGGTAGCCGCCTTGCAGACCGAACGGACGCGCGACCGCTTCGACGAGTGGATCTCGGTCGGGCGCGTCCCCGAACCGGACGACGACGAGCGCGTCGTCACCGTCGACTCGCTGGCGGATCTGGTCGACGTGGCGATCGACAGCGATCGTCGCGTGATCGAGGACGGCGACGACGGTCGGTTCGTGGTGCTCGTCGATCGGGTGCGGTACTGCTACGAGCCCCGAGCCCCGACGATCGACTCGACGGATTCGGTGGGCGACGGCTCGAACGGGGCGACCGACGCCGTCGGCGGAGACGACCCGACAGGAGACGACGACAGCTGA
- a CDS encoding CTP synthetase, which translates to MNVVVAGPDETAIADAIAAEGHTITEAPVGNRPGLEEAGVHEADVYLLTDLEQATSIAVAKDLNPEIRVVVYAEGSLPDFASRQTDLVVDPQLLGPEAVAEEL; encoded by the coding sequence ATGAACGTCGTCGTCGCCGGCCCGGACGAGACAGCGATCGCCGACGCGATCGCGGCCGAGGGCCACACGATCACGGAAGCGCCGGTCGGCAACCGACCGGGACTCGAAGAGGCGGGCGTACACGAGGCCGACGTGTACCTGCTGACGGATCTTGAACAGGCGACTTCGATCGCCGTCGCGAAGGACCTCAACCCCGAGATCCGCGTCGTCGTCTACGCCGAGGGCTCGCTGCCCGACTTCGCCAGCCGACAGACGGATCTGGTCGTCGATCCGCAACTGCTCGGCCCCGAAGCCGTCGCCGAAGAACTCTAG
- a CDS encoding CTP synthase encodes MPTEPETDYDPELGRKFIFVTGGVMSGLGKGITAASTGRLLKNAGFDVTAVKIDPYLNVDAGTMNPFQHGEVYVLKDGGEVDLDLGNYERFLDIDMTFDHNITTGKTYQHVIEKERAGDYLGKTVQIIPHITDDIKRRIREAAKGNDVCIIEVGGTVGDIEGMPYLEALRQFAHEEDDDDILFTHVTLVPYSMNGEQKTKPTQHSVKELRSIGLQPDILVGRSEDKLDIDTREKIALFCDVPTEAVFSNPDVSDIYHVPLMVEEAGLDQYVMEQLDIADEALPPEQRENRWRELVTQQTTGEVDVALVGKYDLEDAYMSVHEALKHAGLEANVDVNVEWVDSEEMSDHHVDRLHDADAVVVPGGFGSRGTAGKVEAIRYARENDVPFLGLCLGFQMAVVEFARNVLGLDGAHSAELDEETPHPVIDILPEQYEVEDMGGTMRLGAHETDIEPGTLAHELYGGDSCTERHRHRYEVNPEYIERIESEGMTFSGRANNRMEILELPGHPYFIGTQFHPEFRSRPTRASPPFVGLLEAVLDDTAAADPEVSH; translated from the coding sequence ATGCCGACGGAACCTGAGACTGACTACGACCCGGAACTGGGTCGGAAGTTCATTTTCGTAACGGGAGGCGTGATGTCCGGGCTGGGCAAGGGGATCACCGCCGCCAGTACCGGCCGACTGCTGAAAAACGCGGGCTTCGACGTGACCGCGGTCAAGATCGACCCGTACCTCAACGTCGACGCCGGGACGATGAACCCCTTCCAGCACGGCGAGGTGTACGTGCTCAAAGACGGTGGGGAGGTCGACCTCGACCTGGGGAACTACGAGCGGTTCCTCGACATCGACATGACCTTCGACCACAACATCACGACCGGCAAGACCTACCAGCACGTCATCGAGAAGGAGCGGGCCGGCGACTACCTGGGCAAGACGGTCCAGATCATCCCCCACATCACCGACGACATCAAGCGCCGGATTCGAGAGGCCGCGAAGGGCAACGACGTGTGTATCATCGAGGTCGGGGGCACCGTCGGGGACATCGAGGGGATGCCCTACCTCGAAGCCCTGCGCCAGTTCGCCCACGAGGAAGACGACGACGACATTCTCTTTACCCACGTCACGCTCGTGCCCTACTCGATGAACGGCGAGCAAAAGACCAAGCCGACCCAGCACTCGGTGAAGGAACTGCGCTCGATCGGGCTCCAGCCCGACATCCTCGTCGGCCGCTCGGAGGACAAGCTCGACATCGACACCCGCGAGAAGATCGCGCTCTTCTGTGACGTGCCGACCGAGGCGGTGTTCTCTAACCCCGACGTGTCTGACATCTACCACGTCCCGCTGATGGTCGAAGAGGCGGGACTCGACCAGTACGTGATGGAGCAACTCGACATCGCGGACGAGGCGCTCCCACCCGAGCAACGGGAGAACCGCTGGCGCGAACTCGTCACCCAGCAGACGACCGGCGAGGTCGACGTGGCACTGGTCGGCAAGTACGACCTCGAAGACGCCTACATGTCCGTCCACGAGGCGCTGAAACACGCCGGCCTCGAAGCGAACGTCGACGTGAACGTCGAGTGGGTCGACTCCGAGGAGATGAGCGACCACCACGTCGACCGACTCCACGACGCCGACGCCGTCGTGGTCCCCGGCGGCTTCGGCTCTCGCGGGACCGCGGGCAAGGTCGAGGCGATCCGCTACGCCCGCGAGAACGACGTGCCGTTCCTGGGCCTGTGTCTGGGCTTCCAGATGGCCGTCGTCGAGTTCGCCCGCAACGTCCTCGGACTCGACGGTGCCCACTCCGCAGAGCTGGACGAGGAGACGCCACATCCGGTCATCGACATCCTCCCCGAACAGTACGAGGTCGAGGACATGGGCGGGACGATGCGACTGGGTGCTCACGAGACCGACATCGAGCCGGGGACGCTGGCCCACGAGCTGTACGGCGGCGACTCCTGTACCGAACGCCACCGCCACCGCTACGAGGTCAACCCCGAGTACATCGAGCGCATCGAGTCCGAAGGGATGACCTTCTCGGGGCGCGCCAACAACCGTATGGAGATCCTCGAACTGCCCGGTCACCCGTACTTCATCGGGACACAGTTCCACCCCGAGTTCCGCTCGCGACCGACGCGTGCCAGCCCGCCGTTCGTCGGGCTCCTCGAAGCAGTGCTCGACGACACCGCGGCCGCCGATCCGGAGGTGAGCCACTGA